The proteins below come from a single Sphingobacteriales bacterium genomic window:
- a CDS encoding T9SS type B sorting domain-containing protein, whose product ISGIGSGKAFPYGTTTEVYEVTDLAGNKNTCSFNVLVSPAPKIEAGNDTFVYYGESIVLSPQADDKNLIFKWSPDSFINDVTSSGPVVNPENTIRYHVQVTNQYGCTAEDSILVEVKNEIFIPTVFTPGNADSKNTNDTWNIKGLKKLSDWEVHVFTLWGQEVYFSKGYETPWNGEYKGKEVPAGTYLYVVDNPNDNLKAFKGDLTIIR is encoded by the coding sequence TGATTTCCGGCATTGGCAGTGGCAAAGCTTTTCCTTACGGCACAACTACGGAAGTCTATGAGGTAACTGATCTGGCAGGGAATAAGAATACCTGTTCTTTTAATGTCCTGGTCAGCCCTGCACCAAAAATTGAAGCAGGAAATGATACTTTTGTCTATTATGGTGAATCAATAGTCCTGAGTCCTCAGGCAGATGATAAAAACCTGATTTTCAAGTGGTCACCTGACTCATTCATCAATGATGTAACTTCTTCCGGTCCGGTAGTTAATCCCGAAAATACCATCCGTTATCATGTTCAGGTAACCAATCAGTATGGATGTACAGCGGAAGATTCCATTCTTGTCGAAGTAAAAAACGAGATTTTTATCCCGACCGTTTTTACGCCCGGCAACGCTGACAGTAAAAACACCAACGATACATGGAATATAAAAGGCCTGAAAAAACTCAGTGACTGGGAAGTTCATGTCTTCACGCTGTGGGGACAGGAAGTTTACTTTTCAAAAGGATATGAGACTCCATGGAACGGAGAATATAAGGGGAAGGAGGTGCCTGCCGGAACTTATCTCTATGTCGTTGATAATCCGAATGATAATCTTAAAGCTTTTAAAGGGGATCTGACTATCATCAGATAA
- a CDS encoding PorP/SprF family type IX secretion system membrane protein, translating into MRTKIYLWLLTAWLVFGSGRLPAQQVMLYQQSPVDMYVINPAFAGYDENIHLNLCYLKQYAGITKSPQSYYFNVYSRLGKRPAKVYKQYSLRISQPGKYSTVGKPKASKIIHGTGAFISNDAYGQMKKLNTGLSYSLHYRLNEKNTAAIGLSAGLVNFSFNKDGLIPDIPLDETLQQFINQNYSTSFINLNGGILLYSSKWMISYSAHQILGNQIWLRSESNPYQIQLHHFLSAQYKMSIKQGKLKLNPSLIVRYLKGIDPLVELNTLLYTDRYWGGIAYRLNNSALLMFGIKWNKINVGYSYSLNTNVLFNNTAGSHELLLGMTF; encoded by the coding sequence ATGAGAACAAAAATCTATTTATGGTTGCTGACAGCGTGGCTTGTCTTTGGCTCAGGAAGGCTGCCCGCACAGCAAGTTATGCTTTATCAACAGAGCCCGGTTGATATGTACGTCATCAATCCTGCCTTTGCTGGTTATGACGAAAATATTCATCTGAATTTGTGTTACTTAAAGCAATATGCGGGCATAACAAAAAGTCCTCAGTCTTATTATTTTAATGTTTATTCCCGATTGGGTAAAAGGCCGGCAAAAGTTTATAAACAATACTCTTTGCGAATCAGCCAGCCGGGAAAATATTCTACAGTCGGAAAACCGAAAGCATCAAAAATCATTCACGGGACAGGGGCATTTATATCCAATGACGCGTACGGACAGATGAAGAAACTTAACACCGGACTCTCTTACAGCCTTCACTACCGCCTGAATGAAAAAAACACAGCAGCAATTGGTTTAAGTGCCGGACTCGTGAATTTCAGCTTTAACAAAGATGGGCTGATCCCCGATATTCCTTTGGACGAAACACTTCAGCAATTCATCAATCAAAACTATTCAACTTCTTTTATCAACCTGAATGGCGGCATTTTACTTTACTCATCCAAATGGATGATTTCTTATTCTGCACATCAGATATTGGGGAATCAGATTTGGCTACGCTCCGAAAGTAATCCTTATCAGATTCAGCTTCATCATTTTCTTTCAGCTCAATACAAAATGAGTATAAAACAAGGTAAGCTGAAACTTAATCCCAGTCTGATCGTCCGTTATCTGAAAGGGATTGATCCGCTTGTCGAGCTAAATACTCTTTTGTACACCGATAGATATTGGGGAGGAATAGCTTACCGGCTCAACAACTCTGCCCTCCTCATGTTTGGTATAAAATGGAACAAAATTAACGTAGGCTATTCTTACAGCCTGAATACCAATGTTTTGTTTAACAATACTGCCGGCAGCCATGAATTGCTTTTAGGAATGACATTTTAA
- a CDS encoding OmpA family protein, translating into MMKKVLLISVILLIIKTGSGQSPLPRFADPVRLDAKINTDAEESMPVLTSEGGTMYFVRTFYNRNNGGKEAGQDIWRSSGSKSSWAEAENNVFNLNNNNNNAVVGVSRDGKRLYLLNQYVWKDKMKAGISVYEPGKTESPVPLDIPGLDPQSDFYGFYMHPDENILLISAKLENSLGEEDLYVSLKINDKWSSPVHLGSTVNTGNYDISPFLSDDTRTLYFATAGRGGLGSADIFMSTRLDDTWKKWAPPVNLGNKINSRGFDAYYFMQGNNIWFSSNRSSEMSDIYFTRIMSKEELEAMLPKPLTIYFKLNSYMISGESKPVMEEVVKILEQNQELKVIITGYTCSIGNENQNQKLSEMRAGSAMDFLLAYGIGVDRIEIGAVGESKADLADQSEEVQKMFRKVEIRFDYLY; encoded by the coding sequence ATGATGAAAAAAGTTTTACTTATCTCAGTAATATTGTTGATAATCAAAACAGGCTCAGGGCAAAGTCCCCTGCCCCGCTTTGCCGACCCTGTCAGGCTGGATGCCAAAATCAACACCGATGCAGAAGAAAGTATGCCTGTTTTGACATCCGAAGGCGGAACAATGTACTTTGTGAGAACATTTTACAACAGAAACAATGGAGGAAAAGAAGCCGGGCAGGATATATGGAGATCATCCGGCAGCAAATCGTCATGGGCAGAGGCAGAAAATAATGTCTTTAACCTGAACAACAACAACAACAATGCTGTAGTAGGCGTCAGCAGAGATGGGAAAAGGCTTTACCTCCTGAATCAATATGTATGGAAAGACAAAATGAAAGCCGGTATATCAGTTTATGAGCCCGGCAAGACAGAATCGCCTGTTCCGCTGGATATTCCCGGACTTGACCCTCAAAGTGATTTCTATGGCTTTTACATGCATCCCGATGAAAATATATTGCTTATTTCTGCAAAACTTGAAAATTCCCTGGGAGAAGAAGATTTGTACGTTTCTTTGAAAATCAACGACAAATGGTCGTCACCCGTTCATCTGGGAAGTACTGTCAACACTGGTAACTACGACATTTCCCCCTTTCTGTCGGATGATACCAGAACCCTTTATTTTGCTACTGCCGGCAGGGGAGGACTCGGTAGTGCAGATATTTTCATGAGCACCAGACTGGATGACACCTGGAAAAAATGGGCTCCTCCTGTCAATCTTGGCAATAAAATCAATTCGCGCGGTTTTGATGCCTATTATTTCATGCAGGGAAACAACATCTGGTTCAGTTCAAACCGGTCTTCGGAAATGAGCGACATTTATTTCACCCGAATCATGAGCAAAGAAGAGCTGGAAGCCATGCTGCCCAAACCGCTTACCATTTATTTCAAACTTAACAGTTATATGATCAGCGGAGAGTCAAAACCGGTAATGGAAGAAGTGGTAAAAATTCTCGAACAGAATCAGGAATTGAAGGTGATTATTACCGGATATACCTGTAGCATAGGCAATGAAAATCAGAATCAGAAATTATCTGAAATGCGGGCAGGCTCTGCCATGGATTTTCTGCTTGCATACGGAATAGGGGTTGACCGTATCGAAATCGGTGCAGTGGGAGAGTCTAAAGCCGACCTGGCCGATCAATCGGAAGAGGTACAGAAAATGTTTCGAAAAGTCGAAATACGATTTGATTATTTATATTAG
- the fsa gene encoding fructose-6-phosphate aldolase has protein sequence MLFFADTANLKAIQEIKELGILDGVTTNPSLMAKEGIKGEKNILKHYEEICRLTEGDVSAEVIAVDFDGMLNEAHKLAAISGNIVVKIPMTREGLKVIKILKEEGIKTNCTLVFSAGQAILAAKAGATYISPFIGRLDDISQEGIQLIHQIVNIYDIQGYDTLILAASIRHPLHIVQCAEAGADVVTCPPDAILKLLNHPLTDSGLERFLSDFRKSQE, from the coding sequence ATGTTGTTTTTTGCTGATACAGCCAATTTGAAAGCCATTCAGGAAATCAAAGAACTCGGTATTCTCGATGGTGTAACTACCAATCCCAGCCTGATGGCAAAGGAAGGTATCAAAGGAGAAAAAAACATCCTGAAACATTATGAAGAAATTTGCAGACTGACAGAAGGGGACGTCAGTGCTGAAGTCATTGCCGTTGATTTTGACGGTATGCTGAATGAGGCGCATAAGCTGGCCGCTATTTCAGGAAACATCGTAGTCAAAATTCCGATGACCAGAGAAGGGCTGAAAGTGATTAAGATACTGAAAGAAGAAGGCATAAAAACCAATTGTACGCTGGTTTTTTCAGCCGGACAGGCTATACTGGCAGCAAAAGCAGGTGCCACCTATATCTCACCATTTATCGGCAGGCTTGACGACATTTCTCAGGAAGGTATTCAGCTCATCCATCAGATTGTTAATATTTACGATATTCAGGGTTACGACACACTCATACTGGCAGCCTCTATCCGTCACCCCCTCCATATAGTTCAATGTGCTGAAGCTGGTGCCGATGTGGTAACCTGTCCCCCTGACGCTATCCTGAAATTGCTGAACCATCCGCTGACCGATTCCGGCCTTGAACGTTTTCTTTCCGACTTCCGGAAATCTCAGGAATAG
- the purH gene encoding bifunctional phosphoribosylaminoimidazolecarboxamide formyltransferase/IMP cyclohydrolase codes for MKKIKSALISVYNKEGLLPILEELTRLGVKIISTGGTYTYIKSMGFQAVAVEELTSYPSIFDGRVKTLHPAIFGGILNRRDNQSDMAEKEKYKIEDIDLVIVDLYPFSETVASGASEAEIIEKIDIGGISLIRAAAKNFEDVLVVPSKNQYSFLLDLLMKKNGYSELQDRKLLAIQAFNVSSAYDTEIHQYFSSETHEFLKRSFGSSTKLRYGENPHQQAMFYGDIDEAFFQHHGKQISYNNLLDIDSAFRLINEFKQTTVAIIKHLNPCGLASRENLTQAWKDALAGDPVSAFGGIIVTNEVIDLATAQEMDKLFFEVVIAPGYHANALEVLKTKKNRIILQLNNSNLPKEEIRTSLFGLLVQDRDTKSEIAEDLKYVTEAKPTAEQIEDMLFANKIVKHLKSNAIVIVKNKQMIGAGMGQTSRIDALKQAISKAKEYGFDLKGSVLSSDAYFPFADSVETAFKEGISAIIQPGGSVRDQDSIDFCNQNGLPMVFTGYRHFKH; via the coding sequence GTGAAAAAGATAAAATCAGCCTTAATCAGTGTATATAACAAGGAGGGATTACTTCCTATTCTTGAGGAACTTACCCGTCTGGGTGTAAAAATCATTTCGACAGGAGGAACTTATACTTACATAAAAAGCATGGGTTTTCAGGCAGTTGCTGTTGAAGAACTCACTTCATATCCATCCATTTTTGACGGACGAGTCAAAACCCTTCACCCTGCTATCTTTGGAGGAATATTAAACCGGAGAGATAATCAGTCGGATATGGCTGAAAAGGAAAAATACAAGATAGAAGACATTGATTTAGTGATTGTTGACCTTTATCCCTTTTCTGAAACAGTAGCATCCGGGGCATCAGAAGCTGAAATTATTGAAAAGATTGACATCGGTGGCATTTCGCTGATACGTGCCGCTGCGAAAAATTTTGAAGATGTTCTTGTGGTTCCGTCAAAAAACCAATACTCATTTCTGCTCGATTTGTTAATGAAAAAAAACGGTTATTCCGAGCTGCAGGATCGTAAACTGCTTGCCATTCAGGCATTTAATGTCAGCTCTGCCTACGATACCGAAATACATCAGTATTTTTCATCCGAAACACATGAATTTCTGAAAAGAAGTTTTGGCAGCTCCACAAAACTTCGTTACGGAGAGAATCCACATCAGCAGGCCATGTTTTATGGAGACATCGATGAAGCATTTTTTCAGCACCATGGCAAACAGATTTCATACAACAACCTGCTCGATATTGACTCAGCTTTCAGACTTATCAATGAATTTAAACAGACCACGGTAGCCATCATCAAACACTTAAATCCATGCGGACTGGCTTCCCGTGAAAATCTCACCCAGGCATGGAAAGATGCACTGGCAGGTGATCCCGTTTCAGCTTTTGGAGGAATTATTGTAACCAACGAGGTTATCGACCTGGCAACTGCTCAGGAAATGGATAAACTCTTTTTTGAAGTAGTGATTGCCCCCGGATATCATGCAAATGCATTGGAAGTACTGAAAACGAAGAAAAACAGAATCATATTGCAACTGAATAACAGCAACCTGCCCAAAGAAGAAATCAGAACCAGTCTTTTCGGATTACTCGTTCAGGACAGAGACACCAAAAGCGAAATAGCCGAAGACCTCAAATACGTAACCGAAGCAAAGCCTACCGCTGAGCAAATTGAGGATATGCTTTTTGCCAATAAGATAGTCAAACATTTAAAATCAAATGCCATCGTCATAGTTAAAAACAAACAGATGATCGGTGCGGGAATGGGTCAGACCAGCAGAATTGATGCACTGAAACAAGCTATTTCAAAAGCAAAGGAATATGGCTTTGATCTGAAAGGCTCAGTTTTGTCGTCAGATGCTTATTTCCCCTTTGCCGATTCCGTTGAAACTGCTTTTAAAGAAGGAATTTCAGCCATAATTCAGCCCGGTGGGTCGGTCAGAGATCAGGATTCCATTGATTTCTGCAACCAGAATGGCTTACCGATGGTTTTCACAGGATACAGACATTTTAAACATTAA
- a CDS encoding rod shape-determining protein, whose protein sequence is MGVKSLFVQDLAIDLGTANTIIIYNDEIAVEEPSIIAIDNNTKKVIAIGRNAMQMHGKTHDDIKTIRPLRDGVIADFYAAELMLRGMIGMVKRKRTLFSPHLRMVIGIPSGITEVEKRAVKDSAEKAGCKEVKLIHEPMAAAIGIGIDVEEPVGNMVIDIGGGTTEIAVIALGGIVCNQSIRIAGDEFTADIIDYMRREHNIQVGERSAEKIKIEVGSALTELENPPENYLVSGRDLMTGIPKQVSVNYAEIAQTLDKSISKVEEAILKVLEVAPAELSGDIYQNGLYLTGGGALLRGLAKRISDKNKLPVHVADDPLRAVARGTGIALKNMHRFKFLIS, encoded by the coding sequence ATGGGAGTAAAATCATTATTTGTACAGGATTTAGCCATTGACTTAGGAACAGCAAACACCATAATTATTTATAATGACGAAATTGCCGTAGAGGAGCCGTCAATCATTGCGATAGATAACAACACAAAGAAAGTTATTGCTATCGGCAGGAATGCCATGCAAATGCACGGCAAAACGCATGATGACATAAAAACCATCAGGCCTTTGAGAGACGGGGTTATAGCTGATTTTTATGCAGCTGAGCTGATGCTTCGTGGCATGATCGGCATGGTAAAACGCAAAAGAACCTTGTTTTCTCCTCACCTGAGAATGGTCATTGGCATTCCTTCCGGTATTACAGAAGTAGAAAAACGGGCTGTCAAGGATTCGGCTGAAAAAGCAGGATGCAAGGAAGTCAAACTTATTCATGAACCTATGGCTGCTGCAATAGGGATTGGCATTGATGTGGAAGAACCTGTCGGAAATATGGTTATCGATATAGGCGGTGGAACCACGGAAATTGCTGTCATAGCCTTGGGAGGAATCGTATGTAATCAGTCGATACGTATTGCCGGAGACGAATTTACTGCCGACATCATCGATTATATGAGGCGTGAACACAATATTCAGGTTGGCGAACGCTCTGCAGAAAAAATTAAGATCGAGGTAGGTTCAGCCCTCACCGAGCTTGAAAACCCGCCTGAAAATTATCTTGTCAGTGGAAGAGACCTGATGACAGGCATTCCCAAGCAGGTTTCGGTCAATTATGCCGAAATAGCACAAACCCTTGATAAATCCATTTCAAAAGTGGAAGAAGCCATTTTAAAGGTACTTGAAGTAGCTCCGGCAGAATTATCGGGCGATATTTATCAAAACGGGCTTTACCTGACAGGTGGAGGGGCCTTATTGCGTGGTTTGGCCAAACGAATTTCAGATAAAAATAAACTCCCCGTACATGTAGCTGACGACCCCCTCAGAGCTGTCGCCCGTGGTACCGGCATCGCACTTAAAAACATGCATAGATTTAAATTCTTGATTTCCTGA
- the mreC gene encoding rod shape-determining protein MreC translates to MIRLFQFIRKYHYPILFILLEIIGFIILTSSSPFHQSKLNYAFQEVNGSIFRQIASVRSYFRLHQVADSLMAENARLRELVYASGEEPANDSIVIDTVKKLQYRLKTAKIINNTLSGSNNFIIIDKGRKDSIHEQMGVMSTSGIAGVLMQVSENYSLALSVLSKKFRVNAKILETGELGSLTWDGKSPKYMILTDIPNQIKIAKGQHVVVGPYSRYFPENTPVGVIEDFDVSSNSSLLDIKVRLYDNIKNLKRVFLIENTDWLELELLEKQFSDEK, encoded by the coding sequence ATGATACGACTTTTTCAATTTATCAGGAAATATCATTACCCCATTCTTTTCATTCTGCTTGAGATCATCGGGTTTATTATCCTGACAAGTTCCTCCCCTTTTCATCAGTCAAAACTAAATTATGCTTTCCAGGAAGTAAATGGAAGTATTTTCCGTCAAATTGCATCTGTCAGATCTTATTTCAGGCTGCATCAGGTAGCCGACAGCCTCATGGCAGAAAATGCAAGACTCAGGGAACTTGTTTATGCCTCAGGGGAAGAACCGGCTAATGACTCTATCGTTATTGATACGGTGAAAAAGCTGCAGTACCGGCTAAAAACTGCAAAAATCATCAACAACACACTTTCAGGTTCTAACAATTTCATTATCATCGATAAAGGGAGAAAAGACAGTATTCATGAACAAATGGGTGTAATGAGCACTTCAGGGATAGCAGGTGTTTTAATGCAGGTTTCGGAAAATTATTCTCTGGCTTTGTCAGTTTTGAGTAAAAAATTCAGGGTAAACGCAAAAATCCTTGAAACAGGTGAACTGGGTTCTCTGACATGGGACGGAAAATCGCCAAAGTATATGATATTGACCGATATACCCAATCAGATTAAAATTGCAAAAGGTCAGCATGTGGTGGTGGGTCCTTATTCCCGTTACTTTCCCGAAAACACTCCTGTCGGAGTTATCGAAGATTTTGACGTCAGCTCCAATAGTAGTCTTTTGGATATTAAAGTCAGACTATATGACAATATCAAAAACCTGAAAAGAGTTTTCCTGATTGAAAATACTGACTGGCTGGAGCTTGAATTACTCGAAAAACAATTCAGCGATGAGAAATAA
- the mreD gene encoding rod shape-determining protein MreD — protein MRNNTPVILIFHTILIILVQLLVLNNILIFNKVHPYLYLLVILFLPVGLNKITILIIGFLTGLAIDIFSISYGIHTIASTLIAFLRPFILSGITDIDEESKNALPGIRFLGIQSYLTYLLIIIFIHHLTMYMLDAGGFRDFFYTIFKSFFSTFVSALVIIIYELALLFKQSEPR, from the coding sequence ATGAGAAATAATACTCCTGTCATATTGATTTTTCATACAATTCTCATCATACTTGTACAACTACTGGTACTCAACAATATATTGATATTCAACAAAGTACATCCATACTTATATCTGCTTGTCATTTTATTCCTTCCGGTTGGGCTCAACAAAATAACTATTTTAATTATTGGTTTTCTGACCGGACTGGCCATTGACATATTCAGCATTTCCTATGGCATTCATACCATTGCCAGTACGCTCATAGCTTTTCTGAGACCGTTTATTTTATCCGGCATAACTGACATTGACGAAGAAAGTAAAAATGCTTTGCCGGGCATCAGGTTTCTCGGAATTCAGAGCTATCTGACTTACCTCCTGATTATCATCTTTATACATCATCTGACGATGTATATGCTTGATGCAGGGGGATTCAGAGACTTTTTTTATACCATCTTTAAATCCTTTTTTTCAACTTTTGTTTCTGCATTAGTAATAATTATTTACGAACTTGCACTGCTTTTTAAACAGTCAGAACCGAGATGA
- the mrdA gene encoding penicillin-binding protein 2 translates to MIIYQDRKKVIIYFVIAIGIIFFLRLFYLQVLTGKYKIFARENALQKRIIYPPRGIIFDRNSKVLASNQAVYDLLVTPYQVEESVDKTELLNILNISAREYDSLFKLACDYSWRKPSVFLKNISLKTYGLVQECLYKYHGFYAQPRSMRKYPEETAAHLLGYVGEVTQKDIDESGGNYHRGDMIGISGIEKSYENWLKGVNGEKYILVDVHNTEQGSYMKGSQDKQAVPGSNLITGIDIEIQTYAEKLMAGKKGAVVAIQPATGELLALVSAPYYSPSLLLGRDRAKNYHSLLIDKDKPLFNRALTAMYPPGSTFKVVMALIGLKENVITDITTIPCNGGYSLGSLRIGCHPHPSPLDVHYAIVYSCNAFFCQVFRNVVDLRKYSNIYQGFNNWRQNLTEFSIGKQTGIDLPNESKGILPTTARYDKIYGKNRWKSSNILSLAIGQAEISLTPIQMANVAAIIANRGFYYTPHAVKAIEIDNLQRELQFEKHSVNILPAYFEKVANAMQDVPLTGTAIRYGPYFKDYEICGKTGTAQNPHGKEHSVFICFAPKFNPQIAIAVVVENAGQGAHWAAPISFLLIERYLIRQENEKTKWIEDIMLGKNRSNESSTSHTEPEHEETEEQTD, encoded by the coding sequence ATGATTATTTATCAGGACAGAAAAAAAGTTATTATTTATTTTGTCATTGCTATAGGAATAATCTTTTTTCTGAGACTGTTTTATCTTCAGGTACTGACGGGTAAATATAAGATTTTTGCCCGTGAAAATGCTTTGCAGAAACGCATAATCTATCCGCCACGAGGAATTATTTTCGACAGGAACTCAAAAGTGCTGGCCAGTAATCAGGCTGTTTACGACCTGCTGGTTACTCCTTATCAGGTGGAAGAAAGTGTTGATAAAACTGAACTTTTAAATATTCTGAATATTTCCGCAAGGGAATACGATAGTCTGTTCAAACTTGCCTGTGATTACTCCTGGCGAAAACCATCTGTCTTTCTGAAAAATATTTCGCTCAAAACCTATGGCCTTGTGCAGGAATGTCTTTATAAATATCATGGATTTTATGCCCAACCCCGATCCATGCGGAAATATCCCGAAGAGACGGCTGCCCATCTCCTGGGCTATGTCGGGGAAGTAACTCAAAAAGACATTGACGAATCGGGTGGTAATTATCACCGGGGAGACATGATAGGCATCAGCGGGATAGAAAAAAGTTATGAAAACTGGTTAAAAGGCGTCAACGGAGAAAAATATATTTTGGTGGATGTTCACAATACGGAACAAGGCAGTTACATGAAAGGGAGTCAGGACAAACAGGCTGTTCCCGGAAGTAACCTGATAACAGGCATTGATATAGAAATTCAGACCTATGCTGAAAAACTGATGGCCGGAAAAAAAGGAGCTGTAGTGGCTATTCAGCCAGCAACCGGAGAACTGCTTGCCCTTGTCAGTGCGCCTTATTATTCACCCTCCTTACTGCTTGGCCGTGATAGGGCAAAAAATTATCATTCCCTCCTGATTGACAAAGACAAACCTCTCTTCAACCGTGCCCTTACAGCCATGTATCCTCCGGGTTCAACTTTCAAGGTAGTGATGGCCTTGATCGGACTTAAGGAAAATGTGATTACAGACATAACCACCATTCCATGTAATGGGGGCTATTCGCTGGGAAGTCTGAGAATTGGCTGTCATCCCCACCCCTCTCCGCTCGATGTGCATTATGCCATAGTTTATTCCTGCAATGCATTTTTTTGTCAGGTTTTCAGGAATGTGGTTGACCTGAGAAAATATTCAAACATTTACCAGGGATTCAACAACTGGCGTCAAAACCTGACAGAATTCAGCATCGGAAAACAAACAGGAATTGACCTTCCTAATGAATCAAAAGGAATATTGCCGACTACAGCCCGCTATGACAAAATTTATGGTAAAAACAGGTGGAAATCCTCCAACATTCTTTCGCTGGCTATCGGGCAGGCCGAAATAAGCCTGACACCCATACAAATGGCCAATGTAGCTGCCATCATTGCCAACCGTGGTTTTTATTACACACCTCATGCAGTCAAAGCCATTGAAATTGATAATCTTCAACGTGAACTTCAGTTTGAAAAGCATAGTGTCAATATTCTGCCTGCCTATTTTGAAAAGGTGGCGAATGCCATGCAGGATGTTCCACTTACCGGAACTGCCATCAGGTATGGGCCTTACTTTAAGGATTATGAAATTTGTGGCAAGACCGGAACAGCTCAAAACCCGCATGGGAAAGAACATTCCGTCTTTATATGCTTTGCACCTAAGTTTAATCCGCAGATTGCCATAGCAGTAGTAGTTGAAAATGCCGGTCAGGGAGCTCATTGGGCAGCTCCGATAAGCTTCCTGCTGATTGAACGCTATCTTATCCGTCAGGAAAATGAAAAAACAAAGTGGATTGAAGACATTATGCTTGGGAAAAACCGTTCAAATGAAAGCAGCACCTCGCATACCGAACCTGAACATGAAGAAACGGAAGAACAAACAGATTGA
- the rodA gene encoding rod shape-determining protein RodA yields the protein MEYSGYQRNFDRTVFAIFIALVLIGMASIFSAEYNPNSEQLFSWDSAFGKQLMWLAGCIVIFAIISIIDVRIFINLSYVIYAATLLLLVVTLALGHTISGSKSWLILGGFSMQPAELAKFGTALALARFLDSSNVNLANKRDLFVATLIILIPLGLILLQRDFGSALVFVSFILVLYREGLPGWVIFLPLAAAVLFIITLIAGTLYTSIGLTVIALFFYLFSFDKRKALWLTLVALLTGILITFSVNYVFDHVLLPHQQSRINVLIGKEIDLKGSGYNVHQSLIAIGSGGVLGKGYLNGTQTKLNFIPEQSTDFIFCTIGEEFGLLGGLTIILLFTGLILRILSISENHKLRFTRLYGYGILSVLLIHFTINIGMTLGILPVIGIPLPFISRGGTSLLSFTMMIAVFLNLEREYRHYFK from the coding sequence ATGGAATATAGCGGATATCAGCGAAACTTCGACAGAACAGTCTTTGCAATTTTCATTGCTTTGGTGCTGATTGGAATGGCAAGCATATTCAGTGCTGAATATAATCCGAATTCAGAACAGCTATTTTCATGGGATTCTGCATTCGGCAAACAGCTGATGTGGCTGGCAGGATGTATTGTTATTTTTGCCATCATTTCCATTATCGATGTGCGTATTTTTATCAACCTGAGTTATGTTATTTATGCTGCAACTTTATTGTTACTGGTAGTTACACTTGCCCTCGGACATACCATTTCAGGTTCAAAATCATGGCTGATCTTAGGCGGATTCAGTATGCAACCTGCAGAGCTGGCCAAATTCGGGACTGCCCTTGCACTTGCCCGTTTCCTCGATAGCAGTAATGTCAATTTAGCAAATAAAAGGGATCTGTTCGTTGCAACTTTAATCATTCTTATCCCGCTCGGCCTTATATTATTGCAACGTGATTTCGGCTCTGCACTTGTTTTTGTTTCTTTTATACTTGTTCTTTACAGAGAGGGTTTACCGGGCTGGGTAATCTTTCTGCCACTTGCTGCTGCTGTGTTGTTTATTATCACACTCATTGCCGGAACCCTCTATACTTCTATCGGGTTGACGGTCATTGCCCTGTTTTTTTATCTTTTTTCATTCGATAAGCGGAAAGCACTCTGGTTAACACTGGTAGCACTTTTAACCGGCATTCTCATTACTTTTAGTGTAAATTATGTCTTTGACCATGTTTTACTGCCCCATCAGCAATCCAGAATAAATGTTCTGATTGGAAAAGAAATCGACCTGAAAGGGTCAGGATACAATGTCCATCAGTCATTAATAGCTATCGGGTCAGGTGGTGTTTTGGGTAAAGGTTATCTGAACGGCACACAAACCAAACTTAATTTCATCCCGGAACAAAGTACCGATTTCATTTTCTGTACTATCGGGGAAGAATTTGGGCTATTAGGCGGGTTGACCATCATTTTACTTTTCACCGGACTGATTCTGAGAATTTTATCCATTTCAGAAAACCATAAATTAAGATTTACAAGACTTTATGGTTACGGAATTCTATCTGTTTTGCTGATTCATTTTACCATCAATATCGGTATGACACTGGGTATTTTGCCGGTAATCGGGATCCCGCTTCCCTTTATCAGCAGGGGTGGAACTTCCTTATTAAGTTTTACCATGATGATTGCCGTTTTCCTCAATCTCGAACGGGAATACAGGCATTATTTCAAGTAA